From one Trifolium pratense cultivar HEN17-A07 linkage group LG1, ARS_RC_1.1, whole genome shotgun sequence genomic stretch:
- the LOC123914195 gene encoding syntaxin-121-like, protein MNDLFSGSFSRFRSSDQVSPDNHHHVIEMSSPTTAESGVQLDKFFEEVEGVKEDLKELDRLYENLRASHERSKTLHSAKSVKDIRSKMDADVALALKKAKLVKLRLEALDKSNEASRSLPGAGPGSSSDRTRTSVVSGLRKKLKDSMDSFNDLRQQISSEYRETVQRRYYTVTGENPDDKTVDLLISTGESETFLQKAIQQQGRANIMDTIQEIQERHDTVKEIERNLMELHQVFMDMSVLVQSQGEQLDNIESHVARANSYVRGGVQQLHVARKHQMSTRKWTCIAIIILLIIILIIVLPIVLKN, encoded by the exons ATGAATGATTTATTCTCCGGCTCTTTCTCCCGTTTCCGCAGCTCGGATCAAGTCTCACCGGACAACCATCACCATGTGATTGAAATGTCATCACCGACCACCGCAGAAAGCGGTGTTCAGCTAGACAAATTCTTTGAAGAAGTTGAAGGAGTTAAAGAGGATTTGAAGGAACTGGATCGCCTCTATGAAAACCTTCGAGCCTCACATGAGAGGAGCAAGACCCTTCACAGCGCAAAATCTGTGAAGGATATTCGCTCCAAAATGGATGCTGATGTGGCTTTAGCTCTTAAGAAAGCTAAACTTGTTAAACTCCGGCTCGAGGCACTTGACAAGTCCAACGAGGCTAGTAGGAGCTTGCCTGGCGCTGGACCAGGTTCGTCCTCGGACCGGACTAGAACTTCCGTGGTGAGTGGTTTGAGAAAGAAACTTAAAGACTCCATGGATAGCTTTAATGATCTTAGACAACAAATTTCCTCTGAATACAGAGAAACCGTACAACGTAGATACTATACTGTCACCGGAGAGAATCCAGATGACAAAACCGTTGACCTCCTCATTTCAACCG gGGAAAGTGAAACATTTTTACAAAAAGCAATCCAGCAACAAGGAAGAGCAAACATCATGGACACAATCCAAGAAATTCAAGAGAGACATGACACAGTGaaagagatagagagaaatCTAATGGAACTTCACCAAGTGTTTATGGACATGTCTGTTTTGGTTCAATCTCAAGGTGAACAATTAGATAATATTGAAAGCCATGTGGCACGTGCTAATTCGTACGTTAGAGGTGGGGTCCAACAATTGCATGTTGCTAGAAAGCACCAAATGAGTACAAGAAAATGGACTTGTATTGCCATCATAATTCTTCTCATTATCATCTTGATCATAGTTTTGCCTATTGtccttaaaaattaa
- the LOC123904896 gene encoding annexin Gh1-like produces MSTLTVPHPLPPVSDDCEQLRKAFSGWGTNEGLIISILGHRNADQRKVIRETYSQTYGEDLLKALEKELTSDFERLVHLWTLESAERDAFLANEATKKWTSSNQVLVEIASTRSSDQLFSAKKAYHALYKKSLEEDVAHHTTGDFRKLLLLLVSSYRYEGDEVNLTLAKAEAKILHEKISNKAYNDDDLIRILATRSKAQINATLNHYKDAFGQDINKDLKADPKDEFLALLRSTVKCLIRPEKYFAKIIRLAINKRGTDEGALTRVVATRAEIDLKIIADEYQRRNSVPLDQAIVKDTTGDYEKMLLAILGHDDA; encoded by the exons atgtcGACTCTGACTGTCCCTCATCCTCTTCCACCCGTCTCCGATGACTGTGAACAGCTCCGCAAAGCCTTTTCAG GTTGGGGAACTAATGAAGGACTGATTATATCGATCTTGGGTCATCGGAATGCTGATCAAAGGAAGGTTATCAGAGAAACGTATTCTCAGACTTATGGAGAAGATCTCCTTAAGGCCTTGGAAAAAGAGCTTACCAGTGATTTTGAG AGACTGGTTCATCTTTGGACACTTGAATCCGCTGAACGTGATGCTTTTTTGGCAAACGAAGCAACTAAAAAATGGACATCAAGCAATCAGGTTCTGGTGGAAATAGCTTCTACTAGATCTTCTGATCAATTGTTTTCTGCAAAGAAGGCATATCATGCTCTTTATAAGAAGTCTCTCGAGGAAGATGTTGCTCATCACACAACCGGAGACTTCCGTAAG CTCCTATTACTTCTGGTTAGTTCTTACCGATATGAGGGAGATGAAGTGAACTTGACTCTAGCAAAAGCTGAGGCAAAAATACTGCACGAGAAGATTTCAAACAAGGCTTACAATGACGACGATCTCATCAGGATTTTAGCCACAAGGAGCAAAGCACAAATTAACGCTACTCTCAATCACTACAAGGATGCATTCGGACAAGATATAAACAAG GACCTGAAAGCTGATCCAAAAGATGAGTTCCTGGCTTTACTAAGATCGACTGTCAAGTGCTTGATTCGTCCCGAGAAGTACTTTGCGAAAATAATCCGTTTGGCTATCAACAAGAGAGGAACTGATGAAGGAGCTCTTACAAGAGTGGTGGCAACAAGAGCTGAGATTGATTTGAAAATAATAGCCGATGAGTATCAAAGGAGGAACAGTGTCCCTCTTGATCAAGCCATTGTCAAGGACACCACTGGTGACTATGAGAAAATGCTTTTAGCGATTTTAGGACATGATGATGCTTGA
- the LOC123904902 gene encoding RNA-binding protein CP33, chloroplastic-like, translating to MAAGTTIASFSMYTKFVNFSFSSSSSSIPLNFPHTKTISPKPLNLKPQLFNNPFPFSLYSLHCLPPITFHDFLLTHKIIEESEDDDDEEEEEEEEEEEEEDDEDEEQPRRLFVGNLPFSLSSFQLAELFGEAGTVVSVEVVYDDMTNRSRGFAFVTMGSAEDAEEAIQMFDGTEVGGRAIKVNFPKVPKASERVQTGSIYRGYVDSPHKIYAGNLGWDMTSQDLREAFAEQPGLLSAKVIYERNSGKSRGFGFVSFETSEDVEGALSNMNGVEVHGRPLRLNLVVDSKKPSSPPAIDQNKGNNVDSLEMLFGISK from the exons ATGGCTGCTGGTACTACCATTGCTTCCTTCTCCATGTACACAAAATTCGTTaacttttccttttcttcttcttcttcttccattccACTCAACTTCCCACACACAAAAACCATTTCCCCAAAACCCCTCAACCTAAAACCCCAATTATTCAACAACCCTTTTCCTTTCTCACTCTACTCTCTTCATTGTCTTCCTCCAATTACCTTCCATGATTTCCTACTCACTCATAAAATAATAGAAGAATCTGAagacgatgatgatgaagaagaagaagaagaagaagaagaagaagaagaagaagacgacgaAGACGAAGAGCAACCTAGGAGACTCTTTGTTGGAAACTTGCCATTTTCATTGTCTTCTTTCCAATTGGCTGAACTCTTTGGAGAAGCTGGGACTGTTGTGTCTGTGGAG GTTGTGTATGATGACATGACGAATAGAAGCAGAGGATTTGCATTTGTTACAATGGGGAGTGCGGAGGATGCTGAAGAAGCAATTCAAATGTTTGATGGCACT GAAGTTGGAGGTAGGGCTATTAAGGTAAACTTCCCAAAAGTGCCCAAAGCAAGTGAAAGGGTACAAACGGGCTCAATCTATAGAGGTTATGTAGACAGCCCACACAAAATCTATGCTGGAAACCTTGGTTGGGATATGACTTCCCAGGATCTTAGAGAAGCCTTTGCTGAGCAGCCAGGCTTATTGAGTGCCAAGGTCATTTATGAAAGGAACAGTGGAAAGTCTCGCGGATTTGGATTTGTCTCTTTCGAAACTTCTGAAGATGTAGAGGGTGCTTTGAGTAATATGAACGGTGTG GAGGTTCATGGCCGGCCTTTACGACTGAATTTGGTTGTAGATAGTAAGAAGCCTTCATCTCCTCCGGCAATTGATCAAAATAAAGGAAATAATGTTGATAGCTTGGAAATGTTGTTTGGAATAAGTAAATGA
- the LOC123896127 gene encoding uncharacterized protein LOC123896127, with translation MENNESIADYFNKITNITNQMRSCGDTCDNQTIVGKVMRTLSPKFDYITVAIMETKDLSTLTLDELQCTLESHEQRIMEREKDRATDQALQAHAVKKGNGKWKGKDKSKKYNNSQDNSKKNNDQAESSSQGTASNQDKKGKFNLKNCKGKKVPRYFNKQDFDAHMVQEDSESEIEPKLLMATNTDEENHDDGWYLDIDCSNHMTSHREWLVNFNDSSKTKIRFADNKTIPAKGVGDVLIKGKKGNQALLTGVLYVAAMKTNLLSMG, from the exons ATGGAAAACAATGAAAGCATTGCAGATTACTTCAACAAGATCACAAACATCACAAATCAAATGAGGAGTTGTGGTGATACTTGTGACAATCAAACCATTGTTGGTAAGGTTATGAGAACTTTATCTCCTAAGTTTGATTATATCACTGTTGCAATTATGGAAACCAAAGATTTGTCAACATTGACATTGGATGAATTACAATGTACATTGGAATCTCATGAACAAAGAATCATGGAAAGAGAAAAAGATAGGGCCACTGATCAAGCATTGCAAGCACATGCAGTAAAGAAAGGCAATGGCAAATGGAAGGGGAAAGATAAGTCCAAGAAGTATAATAATTCACAAGATAactcaaagaaaaacaatgatcaaGCTGAATCTTCATCCCAAGGCACTGCATCAAATCAAGATAAGAAAGGGAAGTTCAATTTGAAGA ATTGCAAAGGCAAAAAGGTACCAAGATACTTCAACAAGCAAGATTTTGATGCTCACATGGTGCAAGAAGACAGTGAATCAGAAATTGAGCCCAAGTTGCTAATGGCAACAAACACTGATGAAGAAAATCACGATGATGGGTGGTATCTTGACATAGACTGTAGCAACCACATGACTAGTCACAGAGAATGGCTGGTGAATTTCAATGATTCATCAAAAACAAAGATCAGATTTGCAGACAATAAAACTATACCAGCAAAAGGTGTAGGAGATGTGTTAATCAAAGGCAAGAAAGGGAATCAAGCACTCCTAACAGGTGTTCTTTATGTGGCAGCAATGAAGACCAACTTACTAAGCATGGGTTAA
- the LOC123902956 gene encoding nuclear transcription factor Y subunit A-10-like isoform X2: protein MAMQPVYLREHEGVGQYSSVNSAPWWSNAFGSQSVYGGESCGQMKPFSLELSNYIDQLAPTKHLARGVEQLFDKGHHTTNQFTIFPDDCKMSLDAQTHQATLSLQSSFSAEPHNRFELGFNQPMICAKYPYMDQFYGLFSTYGPQISGRIMLPLSMTSDDGPTYVNAKQYHGIIRRRQSRAKAVLQNKLIKRNKPYMHESRHLHAMRRPRGCGGRFLNTKISTDGNGKTGSEMKKKTGGGLQLQSSASQSSEVLQSEVGTLNSLKETNGGSPNVSGSEVTSMYSQGGLDSFAVNHIRSSVHSLGDMVDTGHGIVMPTKWFATAVTGRQLLQP from the exons ATGGCTATGCAACCTGTTTACCTTAGAGAACATGAAGGTGTTGGACAATATTCTTCTGTGAATTCAGCTCCATGGTGGAGTAATGCCTTTGGATCACAATCTGTTTATGGAGGAGAGTCTTGTGGTCAAATGAAACCATTTTCATTGGAACTTTCCAACTACATAGATCAACTTGCTCCTACTAAGCACTTGGCAAGAGGTGTTGAACAATTGTTTGATAAAGGACATCATACAACTAATCAATTTACCATCTTTCCAG ATGACTGTAAGATGTCTCTTGATGCACAAACTCATCAGGCAACCTTATCACTGCAATCATCATTTTCTGCTGAGCCGCATAATCGTTTCGAGCTAGGGTTTAACCAACCTATG ATATGTGCTAAATATCCATATATGGATCAGTTTTATGGGCTGTTCTCGACTTACGGACCTCAAATTTCG GGACGTATCATGCTTCCGCTTAGCATGACATCTGATGATGGACCGACTTATGTGAATGCTAAGCAGTACCATGGAATCATCAGGCGCCGGCAATCTCGTGCCAAAGCTGTGCTTCAGAATAAACTGATAAAGCGAAACAAG CCATATATGCACGAATCTCGTCATCTACATGCAATGCGGAGGCCAAGAGGATGCGGTGGTCGCTTCTTGAACACAAAAATTTCTACTGATGGAAATGGAAAAACCGGGAgtgagatgaagaaaaaaaccGGGGGCGGCCTACAACTGCAGTCCAGTGCTTCACAGAGTTCTGAAGTCCTGCAATCTGAGGTTGGAACTTTGAATTCGTTGAAAGAGACAAATGGAGGCAGTCCAAATGTCTCGGGTTCGGAGGTGACTAGTATGTATTCACAGGGAGGTCTTGATAGCTTTGCTGTCAATCATATCAGATCTTCTGTCCACTCATTGGGAGACATGGTCGATACTGGACACGGTATCGTCATGCCAACAAAATGGTTTGCAACAGCTGTCACTGGCAGACAGCTGTTGCAACCTTAA
- the LOC123902956 gene encoding nuclear transcription factor Y subunit A-10-like isoform X1, whose product MAMQPVYLREHEGVGQYSSVNSAPWWSNAFGSQSVYGGESCGQMKPFSLELSNYIDQLAPTKHLARGVEQLFDKGHHTTNQFTIFPEISPLDDCKMSLDAQTHQATLSLQSSFSAEPHNRFELGFNQPMICAKYPYMDQFYGLFSTYGPQISGRIMLPLSMTSDDGPTYVNAKQYHGIIRRRQSRAKAVLQNKLIKRNKPYMHESRHLHAMRRPRGCGGRFLNTKISTDGNGKTGSEMKKKTGGGLQLQSSASQSSEVLQSEVGTLNSLKETNGGSPNVSGSEVTSMYSQGGLDSFAVNHIRSSVHSLGDMVDTGHGIVMPTKWFATAVTGRQLLQP is encoded by the exons ATGGCTATGCAACCTGTTTACCTTAGAGAACATGAAGGTGTTGGACAATATTCTTCTGTGAATTCAGCTCCATGGTGGAGTAATGCCTTTGGATCACAATCTGTTTATGGAGGAGAGTCTTGTGGTCAAATGAAACCATTTTCATTGGAACTTTCCAACTACATAGATCAACTTGCTCCTACTAAGCACTTGGCAAGAGGTGTTGAACAATTGTTTGATAAAGGACATCATACAACTAATCAATTTACCATCTTTCCAG AAATTTCTCCTTTAGATGACTGTAAGATGTCTCTTGATGCACAAACTCATCAGGCAACCTTATCACTGCAATCATCATTTTCTGCTGAGCCGCATAATCGTTTCGAGCTAGGGTTTAACCAACCTATG ATATGTGCTAAATATCCATATATGGATCAGTTTTATGGGCTGTTCTCGACTTACGGACCTCAAATTTCG GGACGTATCATGCTTCCGCTTAGCATGACATCTGATGATGGACCGACTTATGTGAATGCTAAGCAGTACCATGGAATCATCAGGCGCCGGCAATCTCGTGCCAAAGCTGTGCTTCAGAATAAACTGATAAAGCGAAACAAG CCATATATGCACGAATCTCGTCATCTACATGCAATGCGGAGGCCAAGAGGATGCGGTGGTCGCTTCTTGAACACAAAAATTTCTACTGATGGAAATGGAAAAACCGGGAgtgagatgaagaaaaaaaccGGGGGCGGCCTACAACTGCAGTCCAGTGCTTCACAGAGTTCTGAAGTCCTGCAATCTGAGGTTGGAACTTTGAATTCGTTGAAAGAGACAAATGGAGGCAGTCCAAATGTCTCGGGTTCGGAGGTGACTAGTATGTATTCACAGGGAGGTCTTGATAGCTTTGCTGTCAATCATATCAGATCTTCTGTCCACTCATTGGGAGACATGGTCGATACTGGACACGGTATCGTCATGCCAACAAAATGGTTTGCAACAGCTGTCACTGGCAGACAGCTGTTGCAACCTTAA